In Streptomyces sp. P3, one DNA window encodes the following:
- a CDS encoding aminotransferase class III-fold pyridoxal phosphate-dependent enzyme, translating into MEPAASSDLLPVDFPLSLRWLEKSERIIPAGCSTLAKSPSRVLPGTTAICCAEANGAYFKDIDGNTWLDCEMAMGTVPWGHARREVEEAVVAQLRRGVSFSLPAPLEAEVADRVLQRFGRYDALRFCKSGADAVTGALRIARAATGRQIVVATSYHGWHDWSAYGHYGRQPGPLGIPDSVADTTRWVGGSDPAALESVLAQTWGACAAVVLCPNTWAVADLRRAVSSCRRAGAVVVFDEVTSGIRMGRQATAGEYGLWPDLMCISKGMANGLPLAAVLGPAELMDQATHTKFSNAHSSECLALAAALACEDLMSRTPLWPTWRDRTAVMLDRLNAEITRLGLDTELVVEGTHASFALRSRGIADFWSDPFREHLIRVLARKRIFSKGYLVFSDAHGPEELETVESALLTTLREWPPASSVTPSQRRTAR; encoded by the coding sequence ATGGAGCCCGCCGCATCATCCGACCTGCTCCCGGTCGACTTCCCGCTCAGCCTGCGCTGGCTGGAGAAGAGTGAACGCATCATCCCCGCCGGTTGCAGCACGCTCGCGAAGTCGCCCTCACGGGTCCTGCCCGGAACGACCGCGATCTGCTGCGCGGAGGCGAACGGCGCCTACTTCAAGGACATCGACGGCAACACCTGGCTCGACTGCGAAATGGCCATGGGAACCGTCCCGTGGGGACACGCTCGCAGAGAAGTGGAGGAAGCCGTCGTCGCCCAACTTCGGCGCGGTGTCTCCTTCTCGCTGCCCGCCCCGCTCGAGGCCGAGGTCGCGGACCGGGTGCTCCAGCGGTTCGGCCGGTACGACGCGCTGCGCTTCTGCAAGAGCGGTGCCGACGCGGTGACGGGTGCGCTGCGCATCGCCCGCGCCGCCACCGGCCGCCAGATCGTCGTGGCGACGAGTTACCACGGCTGGCACGACTGGTCTGCCTACGGCCACTACGGCCGGCAGCCGGGCCCGCTCGGCATCCCGGACTCCGTCGCGGACACCACCCGCTGGGTGGGCGGATCCGACCCGGCGGCCCTGGAAAGCGTCCTGGCGCAGACATGGGGAGCATGTGCCGCAGTGGTTCTCTGCCCGAACACCTGGGCAGTTGCGGACCTGCGACGCGCGGTCAGCTCATGCCGCCGGGCCGGGGCCGTCGTCGTCTTCGACGAAGTGACCTCCGGCATCCGTATGGGCCGCCAGGCCACGGCTGGGGAATACGGTCTGTGGCCGGACCTGATGTGCATCTCCAAGGGAATGGCCAACGGCCTCCCCCTGGCCGCTGTGCTCGGCCCGGCCGAGCTCATGGACCAGGCCACCCACACCAAGTTCAGCAACGCGCACTCCAGTGAATGCCTGGCGCTGGCGGCCGCGCTGGCGTGCGAGGACCTCATGAGCCGTACGCCCCTCTGGCCCACCTGGCGCGACCGCACGGCAGTGATGCTCGATCGCCTGAACGCGGAGATCACACGTCTGGGCCTCGATACCGAACTGGTCGTGGAGGGAACCCACGCCAGCTTCGCACTGCGCAGCCGCGGCATCGCCGACTTCTGGTCGGATCCGTTCCGCGAGCACCTGATCCGCGTGCTGGCAAGGAAGCGGATCTTCTCCAAGGGCTATCTGGTCTTCTCGGACGCCCATGGCCCCGAGGAACTGGAGACGGTCGAGTCGGCGCTGCTGACCACACTCCGTGAATGGCCCCCCGCGTCGTCCGTAACGCCCTCCCAGAGAAGGACCGCACGATGA
- a CDS encoding haloacid dehalogenase, with amino-acid sequence MFFSVDCILVRGSSLSRLVEERLGLSGASSVHETHATDAARWAGIPENALHTQLAGLPMIPGIAETTQWCWSSGLMPIISSLTWTPIGAHLAERFGFHSYAGRCLDARNGRFTGQAGCPYTPADQVEFVQRRCDDLGVAPHGCAAVGACPTDGPLFDSVGLAIAFNAPREVSARATTAVEGDDLRAVIPALQRLTANGV; translated from the coding sequence GTGTTTTTCTCAGTGGACTGCATCCTGGTCAGGGGAAGCAGCCTGTCCCGCCTTGTCGAGGAACGCCTCGGACTGAGCGGGGCCTCGAGCGTGCATGAAACCCACGCCACCGACGCGGCACGCTGGGCGGGCATCCCGGAGAACGCACTGCACACCCAGCTCGCGGGGCTGCCCATGATCCCCGGAATCGCGGAGACCACGCAGTGGTGCTGGAGCAGCGGCCTGATGCCGATCATCTCCAGCCTCACCTGGACCCCGATCGGCGCGCACCTCGCCGAGCGGTTCGGTTTCCACTCGTATGCGGGGCGCTGCCTGGACGCGAGGAACGGAAGGTTCACGGGTCAGGCCGGCTGCCCGTACACGCCCGCGGATCAGGTCGAGTTCGTCCAGCGACGTTGCGACGATCTCGGGGTCGCGCCCCACGGCTGCGCGGCCGTGGGCGCGTGCCCGACCGACGGTCCGCTCTTCGACTCGGTCGGCCTCGCCATTGCCTTCAACGCCCCGCGGGAGGTGAGCGCACGCGCTACCACCGCCGTCGAGGGAGACGACCTGCGCGCCGTGATACCCGCGCTGCAGCGTCTCACCGCCAACGGGGTCTGA
- a CDS encoding carbohydrate ABC transporter permease: MSTVNALQKQRTPPRPARILLHTFLAATALAWLAPLLWALFAALRPYAETSTKGYVSWPDTLSPDNFTDAFEQSDMLHYLANTLLVAVPAVLLTLFLSSCVAFYVSRFDFRVNLFLLLVFTAGNLLPQQVIITPLYRLYLLADLPGITMSGKLYDSALGLVLIHVAFQSGFCAFVLANYMRSLPHELTEAALVDGASVWRLYWQIVLPLCRPAMAALATLLSIWIYNDFFWAIVLISTGENMPITSALNNLSGQYFTDPNLVAAGALLTAIPTLIVYFVLQRQFVSGLTLGANKG; this comes from the coding sequence ATGAGCACCGTGAACGCGCTCCAAAAGCAGCGCACCCCACCGCGGCCCGCCCGGATCCTGCTGCACACCTTCCTCGCCGCCACCGCCCTGGCCTGGCTGGCCCCCCTGCTGTGGGCCCTGTTCGCCGCCCTGCGCCCCTACGCCGAGACCAGCACCAAGGGCTACGTCTCCTGGCCCGACACCCTCAGCCCGGACAACTTCACCGACGCCTTCGAACAGTCGGACATGCTCCACTACCTCGCCAACACCCTGCTGGTGGCCGTCCCGGCGGTACTGCTCACCCTGTTCCTCTCCTCCTGCGTCGCCTTCTACGTCAGCCGCTTCGACTTCCGCGTCAACCTCTTCCTGCTCCTGGTGTTCACCGCCGGCAACCTGCTCCCCCAACAGGTGATCATCACCCCGCTGTACCGCCTCTACCTGCTGGCCGACCTGCCCGGCATCACCATGAGCGGCAAACTGTACGACTCCGCGCTCGGCCTGGTCCTCATCCACGTCGCCTTCCAGTCCGGCTTCTGCGCCTTCGTCCTCGCCAACTACATGCGCTCACTGCCCCACGAACTCACCGAAGCCGCCCTCGTCGACGGCGCCTCCGTATGGCGGCTGTACTGGCAGATCGTGCTCCCGCTGTGCCGCCCCGCCATGGCCGCGCTGGCGACCCTGCTGTCCATCTGGATCTACAACGACTTCTTCTGGGCCATCGTGCTGATCTCCACCGGCGAGAACATGCCGATCACCTCGGCCCTGAACAACCTCTCCGGCCAGTACTTCACCGACCCCAACCTCGTCGCGGCCGGCGCCCTGCTCACCGCGATCCCCACCCTGATCGTGTACTTCGTCCTCCAACGCCAGTTCGTCAGCGGTCTCACCCTTGGCGCCAACAAGGGCTGA
- a CDS encoding glycosyltransferase family 2 protein: MLNTVVIPVHQELSVLRIFLDSLVRTLESDTQLLVVNDGSGAAVQTFLEERLFPLKESGVVVEIIQHEDPFGCAASINEALPLVLGDYVYLIDSDIILEPEWQSRMRATLESDESVGMTGGVLVYPQTGGIQHCGVTFTDSVGRHLLLNARPSALPHDRYPVQLVVFALFAMKRQVLEETGSLDEDFFNGYEDFDFQMRARSLGYRTLVDPRVVAYHWERSNGIHRVSNRKSNLGRFWKRWGHALEQDLWDRLFTRLEEAVAGTPASDAPTVGVDLAEARGDATEFWKRLARQTWRPERVLNASHKVSTGTPVPLAQVLPSDLLREESRLLLLTDNFVQLSDNWLWWKERSTVRGDDLIVDLYGNCVTSAELQAGCWPGRKIR; the protein is encoded by the coding sequence GTGTTGAACACAGTCGTCATACCAGTCCACCAAGAACTCTCCGTACTGCGAATCTTCTTGGACTCCCTCGTCCGTACCCTGGAATCCGATACGCAGCTCCTCGTCGTCAACGACGGTTCGGGAGCAGCCGTGCAGACCTTCCTCGAGGAGCGCCTGTTTCCGCTCAAGGAGAGCGGGGTCGTTGTCGAGATCATCCAGCACGAGGATCCGTTCGGCTGTGCCGCCTCGATCAACGAGGCGCTGCCTCTGGTACTCGGGGACTACGTCTACCTCATTGACTCGGACATCATCCTGGAACCTGAGTGGCAGTCCCGGATGCGCGCCACCCTGGAGAGCGACGAGTCGGTCGGGATGACCGGAGGCGTGCTCGTCTACCCGCAGACGGGCGGCATCCAGCACTGCGGAGTGACGTTCACCGACTCGGTCGGGCGGCATCTCCTGCTGAACGCCCGGCCCAGTGCGCTGCCGCATGACCGCTATCCGGTCCAGCTGGTCGTGTTCGCCCTGTTCGCGATGAAACGTCAGGTCCTGGAGGAGACCGGTTCGCTCGACGAGGACTTCTTCAACGGCTACGAGGACTTCGACTTCCAGATGCGTGCCCGGTCCCTGGGCTACCGGACTCTGGTCGATCCGCGGGTGGTGGCTTACCACTGGGAGCGGAGCAACGGCATCCACCGGGTGAGCAACAGGAAGAGCAACCTCGGACGCTTCTGGAAGCGCTGGGGCCACGCTCTCGAGCAGGACCTGTGGGACCGGCTCTTCACCCGCCTTGAGGAGGCGGTGGCCGGGACTCCGGCAAGTGACGCCCCGACCGTCGGGGTGGATCTGGCGGAGGCACGCGGCGACGCCACGGAGTTCTGGAAGCGGCTCGCCCGGCAGACGTGGAGACCGGAACGGGTGCTCAACGCGTCCCACAAGGTCTCGACCGGGACCCCGGTTCCACTCGCGCAGGTACTTCCGTCCGATCTGCTGCGTGAGGAGTCGCGGCTCCTGCTGCTGACCGACAACTTTGTGCAGCTTTCGGACAACTGGCTCTGGTGGAAGGAACGTTCCACTGTGCGCGGTGACGATCTCATCGTCGACCTGTACGGCAACTGCGTCACGAGTGCGGAACTTCAGGCCGGCTGTTGGCCCGGCCGGAAGATCAGATGA
- a CDS encoding DoxX family protein: protein MNYASFIIVLSLVLLVSALGKLRRRESMVAAMRAVGVPDPWLPRLASVEIAGASGLLLGLAYRPLGIAAGAGVFLYFCGAAVFHLRANDRKGLIAPGALAVMALLATLLTVRNT, encoded by the coding sequence ATGAACTACGCGTCCTTCATCATCGTCCTGTCGCTGGTCCTCCTGGTCTCGGCGCTGGGCAAGTTGCGACGACGGGAGTCCATGGTCGCCGCGATGCGCGCAGTGGGCGTGCCCGACCCGTGGCTGCCCCGGCTGGCCTCGGTGGAGATCGCCGGGGCCTCGGGACTGCTTCTCGGGCTGGCCTACCGGCCGCTGGGGATCGCCGCCGGCGCGGGGGTGTTCCTGTACTTCTGCGGCGCGGCGGTCTTCCATCTCCGGGCGAACGACCGCAAGGGGCTCATCGCGCCGGGCGCTCTGGCCGTGATGGCGCTGCTGGCCACACTGCTGACCGTCCGGAACACCTGA
- a CDS encoding LacI family DNA-binding transcriptional regulator produces MATVVGRSEGSPVPRSADVARLAGVSRKTVSRVLNNEPYVSEKARTKVLAAAEELGYRLNQAARTLASGRTGSIGVVALGTAGYGTASLLVHIERAVRDAGYALRVVNTADGDPAGIAGAVESLLEQGVDGVIVSEPIVDGDVSVGVDVPVLFLGAPPAFTATRTVTMGVGAPELARAATEHLLDLGHATVHHLAGPHGWYATKDRIEGWRAALTARGAHEPPLLNGDWSPASGYAAGRELASDSSVTAVFAAGDEMAIGLIHAMREAGRRVPEDVSVVGFDDNPVFAYVSPPLTTVRQPFDAAARQGVGLLVHAIEKPDTELPPASAPPVALVVRCSTAPPPSSKGQSLSHTT; encoded by the coding sequence ATGGCAACAGTGGTGGGACGGAGCGAGGGCTCCCCCGTGCCGCGCAGCGCGGACGTGGCCCGCCTGGCCGGGGTGTCCCGCAAGACGGTGTCCCGGGTCCTCAACAACGAGCCGTATGTCTCCGAGAAGGCCCGCACAAAAGTCCTCGCAGCCGCTGAGGAACTCGGCTACCGGCTGAACCAGGCGGCCAGGACCCTGGCCTCCGGGCGTACCGGCTCCATCGGCGTGGTCGCCCTGGGCACCGCCGGGTACGGCACCGCTTCACTGCTCGTGCACATCGAGCGGGCCGTGCGCGACGCGGGCTACGCGCTCCGTGTGGTCAACACGGCGGACGGCGACCCCGCGGGTATCGCGGGGGCGGTGGAGTCGCTGCTGGAGCAGGGGGTGGACGGCGTCATCGTCTCCGAACCCATCGTGGACGGGGACGTCAGCGTCGGTGTCGACGTCCCCGTCCTCTTCCTGGGGGCGCCGCCCGCATTCACCGCCACCCGGACCGTGACCATGGGTGTGGGCGCACCCGAACTGGCTCGGGCGGCCACCGAGCATCTGCTGGATCTGGGACACGCGACCGTTCACCACCTCGCCGGTCCACATGGGTGGTACGCCACCAAGGACCGTATTGAGGGATGGCGGGCGGCACTCACGGCGCGGGGCGCGCACGAGCCGCCGCTGCTCAACGGTGACTGGTCGCCCGCCTCCGGGTACGCGGCGGGTCGCGAGCTTGCCTCGGACAGCTCGGTGACCGCGGTGTTCGCGGCCGGCGACGAGATGGCCATCGGCCTGATCCACGCCATGCGGGAAGCCGGACGGCGCGTGCCGGAGGACGTCAGCGTCGTCGGGTTCGACGACAACCCGGTCTTCGCCTATGTCTCTCCGCCGCTGACCACCGTGCGGCAGCCCTTCGACGCCGCGGCACGGCAGGGAGTCGGACTGCTCGTCCACGCCATCGAGAAACCGGACACGGAACTGCCGCCGGCAAGCGCGCCACCGGTCGCACTCGTCGTCCGATGCTCGACCGCACCGCCACCGTCCTCCAAGGGCCAGAGCCTTTCGCACACCACCTGA
- a CDS encoding glycoside hydrolase family 2 TIM barrel-domain containing protein, which translates to MPSQLSAYVSDTAPWRGALRPARSWLHSDAPAQSLNGPWQFRLSPTAAVAEHFAAEEFDDRGWDSIPVPAHWVLEGDGAYGRPIYTNVQYPFPIDPPHVPDENPTGDYRRHFDLPEDWSDAERILLRFDGVESLFRVWVNGVEIGSATGSRLAHEFDVTSAVRPGDNVVAVRVHQWSAASYLEDQDQWWLPGIFRDVTLLARPVGGVEDVWLRTGYDHGNGRIDPEITADAAAFPVTLRIPELGVERVWATPADVAPLDIAGVEPWSAEQPRLYDAAVSSAAESIALRVGFRTVEIRGDRFLVNGRRVVFHGMNRHEAHPERGRVFDEEHARADLARMKRFNVNAIRTSHYPPHPRLLDLADELGFWVVLECDLETHGFENVDWADNPSDDPAWRAAYLDRVERTVERDKNHPGIVIWSLGNEAGTGANLAAMSAWAHARDPERPVHYEGDYTGEYTDVYSRMYPTIPEMEQIGTDGSRAPLLGCTPAQGARQRTKPFLLCEYAHAMGNGPGALDQYEELVHRFPRMHGGFVWEWRDHGILTTAPDGTPYYAYGGDFGEVVHDGNFVMDGMVLSNDVPSPSLHEFKAVTQPIRFAFDGDKLEITNLRHSADTSDLRLRWRVEHDGNLVDSGEWDAPALAAGESGRVALPPVTTAPDGETWLTVEAVLATATAWAPEGHEIATAQLDRSVRRPAPAARPRRDWRPGEGTLTLGIAEFTGGSLTRLAGRPVTGPRLELFRAPTDNDESRADRLEGSDNSVLGVSSADTWRRDGLDRLTARRIGVEQTADALRTVDRVSAADSALSVTVESVWSIEDGELELRVEIEPSRGWRSVWPRIGVRFELPDGTAPVDGADWFGLGPLESYPDSLNAARAGRFSSAVRDLAVDYARPQETGHRSQMRRLTLTSGGTEVLRLVALPDARGRRPGFTLGRHTPQQIARAAHPFELPESTTSHLIIDAVQHGLGSRSCGPDVWPEFVLRPEARTIRLRITPGA; encoded by the coding sequence TTGCCCTCCCAGCTCTCCGCGTACGTGTCGGACACCGCACCGTGGCGCGGCGCCCTGCGTCCGGCTCGCTCCTGGCTGCACTCCGACGCCCCCGCCCAGTCGCTGAACGGCCCTTGGCAGTTCCGTCTGTCGCCCACGGCGGCCGTCGCCGAGCACTTCGCCGCCGAGGAGTTCGACGATCGGGGCTGGGACAGCATCCCGGTGCCCGCGCACTGGGTGCTGGAAGGCGACGGCGCCTACGGCCGGCCGATCTACACGAACGTCCAGTACCCGTTCCCGATCGACCCGCCGCACGTCCCCGACGAGAACCCCACCGGCGACTACCGCCGCCACTTCGATCTCCCCGAGGACTGGTCGGACGCCGAGCGGATCCTGCTGCGGTTCGACGGGGTGGAGTCGCTGTTCCGGGTCTGGGTGAACGGCGTCGAGATCGGCAGCGCCACCGGCAGCAGGCTGGCCCACGAGTTCGACGTCACGTCCGCGGTGCGACCTGGCGACAACGTCGTCGCCGTACGGGTGCACCAGTGGTCGGCCGCCAGCTACCTGGAGGACCAGGACCAGTGGTGGCTGCCGGGCATCTTCCGGGACGTCACCCTGCTCGCCCGCCCGGTCGGAGGTGTCGAGGACGTCTGGCTGCGCACCGGCTACGACCACGGAAACGGCCGTATCGACCCGGAGATCACCGCTGACGCCGCCGCGTTCCCCGTCACCCTGCGCATCCCCGAACTCGGCGTCGAGCGGGTCTGGGCCACCCCGGCCGACGTGGCGCCCCTCGACATCGCGGGCGTGGAACCGTGGTCGGCCGAGCAGCCACGCCTGTACGACGCGGCCGTGTCCTCGGCCGCGGAGAGCATCGCCCTGCGGGTCGGCTTCCGCACGGTCGAGATCCGCGGCGACCGGTTCCTGGTCAACGGCCGCCGTGTCGTCTTCCATGGGATGAACCGGCACGAGGCCCACCCCGAGCGCGGCCGGGTCTTCGACGAGGAACACGCCCGCGCGGACCTGGCCCGCATGAAGCGGTTCAACGTGAACGCCATCCGCACCAGCCACTACCCCCCGCACCCCCGGCTGCTCGACCTCGCCGACGAACTCGGTTTCTGGGTCGTCCTCGAATGTGATCTGGAGACCCACGGCTTCGAGAACGTCGACTGGGCCGACAATCCGAGCGACGACCCTGCCTGGCGCGCGGCCTACCTGGACCGCGTCGAGCGCACCGTGGAGCGGGACAAGAACCACCCCGGCATCGTGATCTGGTCACTCGGCAACGAGGCCGGAACCGGCGCCAACCTGGCCGCCATGTCGGCCTGGGCCCACGCCCGCGACCCCGAGCGTCCCGTGCACTACGAAGGTGACTACACCGGTGAGTACACCGACGTCTACTCCCGCATGTACCCGACGATCCCGGAGATGGAGCAGATCGGCACGGACGGTTCCCGCGCGCCGCTGCTCGGCTGTACCCCCGCGCAGGGCGCCCGGCAGCGCACCAAGCCGTTCCTGCTCTGTGAGTACGCCCACGCGATGGGCAACGGGCCGGGTGCCCTCGACCAGTACGAGGAACTGGTCCACCGGTTCCCGCGGATGCACGGCGGATTCGTCTGGGAGTGGCGCGACCACGGCATCCTGACCACGGCCCCGGACGGGACGCCGTACTACGCCTACGGCGGTGACTTCGGGGAGGTCGTGCACGACGGCAACTTCGTGATGGACGGGATGGTGCTCAGCAACGACGTGCCGTCGCCGAGCCTGCACGAGTTCAAGGCGGTCACGCAGCCGATCCGCTTCGCCTTCGACGGCGACAAGCTCGAGATCACCAACCTGCGGCACTCGGCCGACACGTCCGACCTGCGCTTGCGCTGGCGCGTCGAGCACGACGGGAACCTCGTGGACTCGGGGGAGTGGGACGCCCCGGCCCTCGCGGCGGGCGAGTCGGGGCGGGTGGCGTTGCCGCCGGTCACGACGGCCCCGGACGGCGAGACCTGGCTGACGGTCGAGGCGGTGCTGGCGACGGCGACCGCCTGGGCACCGGAGGGGCATGAGATCGCCACCGCCCAACTCGACCGCTCGGTACGACGGCCGGCGCCCGCCGCCCGACCTCGGCGCGACTGGCGGCCCGGCGAGGGAACGCTCACCCTCGGCATCGCCGAGTTCACCGGCGGCTCCCTCACCCGCCTCGCCGGGCGCCCCGTGACCGGCCCACGCCTGGAGCTGTTCCGCGCGCCCACCGACAACGACGAGAGCCGGGCCGACCGGCTGGAGGGCAGCGACAACAGCGTCCTCGGGGTGTCCAGTGCCGACACGTGGCGCCGTGACGGCCTGGACCGGCTGACCGCGCGGCGCATCGGCGTCGAGCAGACCGCCGACGCCCTGCGCACCGTGGACCGGGTCTCCGCCGCGGACTCCGCCCTCTCGGTGACCGTGGAGTCCGTCTGGTCGATCGAGGACGGCGAACTCGAACTGCGTGTGGAGATCGAACCCTCGCGCGGCTGGCGGTCGGTGTGGCCGCGGATCGGCGTGCGCTTCGAACTGCCCGACGGGACGGCACCCGTCGACGGCGCGGACTGGTTCGGCCTGGGTCCGCTGGAGTCCTACCCCGACAGTCTCAACGCGGCCCGCGCCGGCCGCTTCTCCTCCGCGGTCCGGGACCTCGCGGTCGACTACGCGCGCCCTCAGGAGACCGGCCACCGCTCCCAGATGCGCCGCCTCACGCTGACCAGTGGCGGCACCGAGGTACTGCGGCTGGTGGCCCTCCCCGACGCCCGCGGCCGGCGCCCCGGTTTCACCCTCGGCCGCCACACCCCCCAGCAGATCGCCCGGGCCGCACACCCCTTCGAGCTTCCGGAGTCGACCACGAGCCACCTGATCATCGACGCCGTCCAGCACGGACTCGGCTCCCGGTCCTGCGGGCCGGACGTGTGGCCGGAGTTCGTGCTGCGCCCCGAAGCCCGCACCATCAGGCTGCGCATCACACCGGGCGCCTGA
- a CDS encoding carbohydrate ABC transporter permease yields the protein MSSETTPKTPQAAPPPPAGTAPPKKRAPLGHRRLLTRRDRLTLTLMAGVPTVLHIALVWVTALASIALAFTTWDGIGFGSITWVGLDNFRELFTNNPQFWPAVEHNIVWFVVLILVPTPFGLFLAVQLDKKIRFSRLYQTAFFLPVVVSMAVIGFVWQLVYNPDTGLINNLIGANRPGHYIDWIGDPDLNLWAVLIAASWRHAGYMMILYLAGLKGVDPSLREASALDGANEWQTFKNVVFPTLRPTNTVVLVVTIIEALRAFDLVFVFNKGAQGTELLSILVTNNIIGESSRIGYGSAIAVVLLVISLAVIIPYLVSTFRKERSA from the coding sequence ATGAGCTCCGAAACCACACCGAAGACCCCGCAGGCGGCCCCCCCACCGCCTGCGGGCACCGCACCCCCGAAGAAGCGGGCCCCGCTGGGCCACCGGCGGCTGCTGACCCGCCGCGACCGGCTCACCCTCACCCTGATGGCCGGCGTGCCCACGGTCCTGCACATCGCCCTGGTCTGGGTCACCGCCCTGGCCTCGATCGCGCTGGCCTTCACCACCTGGGACGGCATCGGCTTCGGCTCCATCACCTGGGTGGGACTGGACAACTTCCGGGAACTGTTCACCAACAACCCGCAGTTCTGGCCCGCCGTCGAGCACAACATCGTCTGGTTCGTCGTGCTCATCCTGGTCCCGACCCCGTTCGGGCTGTTCCTGGCCGTCCAGCTGGACAAGAAGATCCGCTTCAGCCGGCTCTACCAGACGGCGTTCTTCCTCCCGGTCGTGGTCTCGATGGCCGTCATCGGCTTCGTCTGGCAACTGGTCTACAACCCCGACACCGGCCTGATCAACAACCTCATCGGCGCGAACCGGCCAGGCCACTACATCGACTGGATCGGCGACCCCGACCTCAACCTGTGGGCCGTCCTCATCGCCGCGTCCTGGCGCCACGCCGGCTACATGATGATCCTCTACCTCGCCGGACTCAAGGGCGTCGACCCCTCCCTGCGCGAAGCATCCGCACTCGACGGCGCCAACGAATGGCAGACCTTCAAAAACGTCGTCTTCCCCACCCTGCGCCCCACCAACACCGTCGTCCTCGTCGTCACGATCATCGAAGCGCTGCGCGCCTTCGACCTCGTCTTCGTCTTCAACAAGGGCGCCCAGGGCACCGAACTGCTCTCGATCCTGGTCACCAACAACATCATCGGCGAGTCCAGCCGCATCGGCTACGGCTCCGCGATCGCCGTGGTCCTGCTGGTGATCTCCCTCGCCGTGATCATCCCCTACCTCGTGTCGACCTTCCGGAAGGAACGCAGCGCATGA
- a CDS encoding ABC transporter substrate-binding protein, which yields MNPSSFGRPVPAASRRTVLRGVAGAAVLGAGVPVLSACGGSGGAADPKTVTLGSNASDAVPKKAFAEIYAAFTKQSGIAVDVNTKDHNTFQEQINSYLQGTPDDVFNWFAGYRMQFFAAKGLASPVDDVWQKIGGNFPDAMKALSKGADGKYYFVPVSTSIWGVFYRKSVFQQHGYTVPATFDQLLALCKQMKKDGLVPFAFGDKDAWPALGTFDQINFRTNGYDFHVELMAGKASWTDAKVRTAFDHWAELLPYHQDGAVGRTWQDAAQTLISKKAGMYLFGSFVAQQFTNKADLDDLDFFPFPQIDPAHGQDTVEAPTDGFMLSKNPRNNTGALKLLEFLGTPQAEQIYLKSDPSLVAASNKADTSSYTALQKKAYATIAGARHLTQFMDRDSRPDFTSTVMQPALQKFVRDPKGIDGLLASIERQKKTIFASG from the coding sequence ATGAACCCTTCGTCCTTCGGCCGGCCGGTGCCTGCCGCGAGCCGCCGTACGGTCTTGCGTGGTGTCGCCGGTGCTGCGGTTCTGGGTGCCGGTGTGCCGGTGCTCAGTGCCTGTGGCGGCAGTGGTGGCGCTGCCGACCCGAAGACGGTCACGCTCGGTTCCAACGCCTCGGACGCGGTGCCGAAGAAGGCGTTCGCCGAGATCTACGCGGCGTTCACGAAGCAGTCGGGGATCGCGGTGGACGTGAACACCAAGGACCACAACACGTTCCAGGAGCAGATCAACTCCTATCTGCAGGGCACGCCGGACGACGTGTTCAACTGGTTCGCGGGTTACCGGATGCAGTTCTTCGCGGCCAAGGGCCTGGCCTCCCCGGTCGACGACGTGTGGCAGAAGATCGGGGGCAACTTCCCCGACGCGATGAAGGCGCTGAGCAAGGGCGCGGACGGCAAGTACTACTTCGTGCCGGTCTCCACGTCGATCTGGGGGGTCTTCTACCGCAAGAGCGTGTTCCAGCAGCACGGTTACACCGTCCCGGCGACCTTCGACCAGCTGCTCGCGCTGTGTAAGCAGATGAAGAAGGACGGTCTGGTCCCGTTCGCTTTCGGCGACAAGGACGCCTGGCCCGCGCTCGGCACCTTCGACCAGATCAACTTCCGTACCAACGGCTACGACTTCCATGTCGAGCTGATGGCGGGCAAGGCGTCGTGGACGGATGCGAAGGTGCGCACCGCCTTCGACCACTGGGCCGAGCTGCTGCCCTACCACCAGGACGGCGCCGTCGGCCGGACCTGGCAGGACGCCGCCCAGACGCTGATCTCGAAGAAGGCGGGCATGTACCTGTTCGGCAGCTTCGTGGCCCAGCAGTTCACGAACAAGGCCGACCTGGACGACCTGGACTTCTTCCCCTTCCCGCAGATCGACCCCGCCCACGGCCAGGACACCGTCGAGGCGCCCACCGACGGCTTCATGCTCTCCAAGAACCCCAGGAACAACACCGGTGCGCTCAAACTCCTGGAGTTCCTGGGCACGCCGCAGGCCGAGCAGATCTACCTGAAGTCCGACCCGAGCCTGGTCGCCGCCTCCAACAAGGCCGACACCTCCTCCTACACCGCACTGCAGAAGAAGGCGTACGCGACGATCGCCGGCGCCAGGCACCTCACCCAGTTCATGGACCGCGACAGCCGCCCGGACTTCACCTCCACGGTGATGCAGCCCGCGCTGCAGAAGTTCGTCCGCGACCCCAAGGGCATCGACGGCCTGCTGGCATCGATCGAACGCCAGAAGAAGACGATCTTCGCCTCCGGCTGA